The following proteins are co-located in the Methylomonas sp. 11b genome:
- a CDS encoding DegQ family serine endoprotease: MNKLFLIILFGLSSWRAGAELPGQVDGAPLPSLAPMLEQSMPAVVNISTSTNVRVQENPLMIDPALRRFFNIPKNQRQQQKNSLGSGVIIDKDQGYVLTNNHVIDKADKITVTLSDGRQLNAKLLGTDPEADVAVIQIPADNLSALKIADSSQLKVGDFVVAIGNPFGLGQTVTSGIVSALGRSGLGIEGYEDFIQTDASINPGNSGGALVNLRGEFVGMNTAILAPTGGNVGIGFAIPSNMATRLMESLVQHGEVRRGLLGVTTQDLTPELVKAFALKSQHGAVVSRVEAGSPAEKAGLEPGDIILAINGQDVKGGSAQIRNAVGLLQIGDTANLEIMRGEERKSLQATIGKPKRPELDGNKLHPTLSGAVLGVTPKDQVEGVMIEKVEQNSKAWKTGLRPGDIIVTANRYRVRNLDEIKQVVNPNAPLLVNLQRGGEGFFVVLQ; encoded by the coding sequence ATGAACAAACTATTCCTGATTATCTTGTTTGGCCTGAGCAGCTGGCGAGCCGGCGCAGAATTACCCGGACAAGTCGACGGCGCGCCATTACCCTCCCTGGCACCGATGCTGGAGCAAAGCATGCCCGCCGTCGTTAACATTTCCACCTCGACCAATGTGCGGGTACAGGAAAATCCATTGATGATCGATCCGGCGCTTCGGCGTTTTTTCAATATCCCCAAAAACCAGCGGCAACAGCAAAAAAACAGCCTGGGCTCGGGCGTGATCATCGATAAGGATCAAGGTTATGTGTTGACCAATAATCATGTGATCGATAAAGCCGATAAAATCACCGTCACCCTCAGCGACGGCCGGCAGCTTAACGCCAAACTATTGGGTACCGATCCGGAAGCCGACGTCGCGGTGATTCAAATCCCCGCCGATAACCTGAGCGCCTTGAAAATCGCCGACTCCAGCCAGCTTAAAGTCGGCGACTTCGTGGTCGCCATAGGTAACCCGTTCGGCCTCGGCCAAACCGTTACCTCCGGTATCGTCAGCGCCCTGGGTCGTTCCGGGCTGGGGATTGAAGGCTACGAAGACTTTATTCAGACCGATGCCTCGATCAACCCCGGCAACTCCGGCGGCGCCTTGGTGAATTTACGCGGCGAATTTGTCGGCATGAACACGGCAATCCTGGCGCCCACCGGCGGCAACGTCGGCATCGGTTTCGCGATTCCCTCGAATATGGCGACTCGGCTGATGGAGTCGCTGGTGCAGCACGGCGAAGTGCGCCGCGGTTTGTTGGGTGTAACCACGCAAGATTTGACGCCGGAACTGGTAAAAGCCTTTGCCCTGAAAAGCCAACACGGTGCGGTCGTAAGCCGGGTAGAGGCGGGATCGCCTGCGGAAAAAGCAGGGTTAGAGCCGGGCGATATTATCCTGGCAATCAACGGTCAGGACGTCAAAGGTGGCAGCGCCCAAATTCGTAATGCGGTGGGTTTGCTGCAGATCGGCGACACCGCCAACCTGGAGATCATGCGCGGCGAAGAACGCAAGTCGCTACAAGCCACTATCGGCAAGCCGAAACGGCCGGAGCTGGACGGCAATAAACTGCATCCGACTCTAAGCGGAGCCGTGCTCGGCGTAACCCCCAAGGATCAGGTGGAAGGCGTAATGATCGAAAAAGTCGAACAGAATTCCAAAGCCTGGAAAACCGGTTTGCGGCCCGGCGACATCATCGTCACCGCCAACCGTTACCGGGTCAGAAATTTGGATGAAATCAAGCAGGTGGTCAATCCCAATGCGCCATTGCTGGTCAATCTGCAACGCGGCGGCGAGGGGTTTTTCGTAGTCCTGCAATAG
- the rep gene encoding DNA helicase Rep, whose amino-acid sequence MSPKLNPQQLAAVKIIDRPLLVLAGAGSGKTRVITEKIAYLVQQGTAARHIAAVTFTNKAAREMKSRVGRLLDDKQGRGLRVSTFHSLGLDILRAEHKALGYKAAITLFDEQDRLTLLRNLISHGVGGCDIDNVEQYNWQIGQWKNAFITPLQALSQSDANSLPTALLYEAFTRSLKAYNATDFDDLILLPVLLFQQHPDVLEKWQNKIRYLLVDEYQDTNITQYQLVKLLAGNLGRFTVVGDDDQSIYAWRGAQPENLGQLQKDYSRLQVIKLEQNYRSAGRILKVANQLIANNPHAFEKKLWSELGYGDPLRVLSHKNDVAEAKQVTAEIVHHRFKTGGSYGDYAILYRGNHQSRLFEKELRENNVPYFISGSASFFSYAEIKDVLAYLRLLVNRDDDAAFLRVINTPRREIGPTTLEKLGAYANERHISLFAACNELGLQQRLPEKSVQRLSKFCDWLKETAIKVEREDTFVVINKMIDEINYSAWLQENSKTPAAAERKLKNVYELIEWLQRLATKDQGAQQSLADVIAKVMLLDILDRNQEDEAGDQVSLMTLHAAKGLEFPHVFLIGMEENLLPHQNSIETENIEEERRLAYVGITRAQQTLTFSYCTHRKRYGDMAECEPSRFLNELPEEDLEWANKKQLPPEEIKQRGKASLAALKTMLN is encoded by the coding sequence GTGTCCCCCAAACTCAACCCCCAACAACTCGCCGCCGTTAAAATTATCGATAGACCGCTACTGGTGCTGGCCGGCGCTGGCAGCGGCAAGACGCGGGTGATTACCGAGAAGATTGCGTATCTGGTGCAGCAAGGCACTGCCGCGCGGCATATTGCGGCGGTGACTTTTACCAACAAGGCGGCGCGGGAAATGAAGAGCCGGGTTGGCCGTTTGTTGGATGACAAGCAGGGGCGTGGGCTAAGAGTCTCGACTTTCCATTCCCTGGGTTTGGATATTTTGCGCGCCGAGCACAAGGCTCTGGGTTATAAGGCCGCGATTACCTTGTTCGACGAGCAGGACCGGTTGACTTTGCTGCGTAATCTAATCAGTCACGGTGTCGGCGGTTGCGATATTGATAACGTCGAGCAGTACAACTGGCAAATCGGCCAGTGGAAAAATGCCTTCATCACCCCGCTACAAGCCTTGAGTCAATCCGACGCCAACAGCCTGCCGACGGCGCTGCTTTACGAAGCATTTACCCGTAGTTTAAAGGCTTATAACGCCACCGATTTCGACGATCTGATTTTGTTGCCAGTGCTGCTGTTCCAACAACATCCGGATGTGCTGGAGAAGTGGCAAAACAAAATTCGCTATTTACTGGTGGACGAATACCAGGACACCAATATCACTCAGTATCAACTGGTCAAGCTATTGGCTGGTAATCTCGGCCGCTTTACGGTGGTCGGCGACGATGACCAATCGATCTACGCCTGGCGCGGTGCGCAACCGGAGAACCTTGGACAACTGCAAAAAGATTACAGCCGCTTGCAGGTAATCAAGCTGGAACAAAACTACCGTTCCGCCGGGCGGATTTTGAAGGTGGCCAACCAATTGATCGCCAACAACCCGCACGCCTTCGAGAAAAAACTCTGGAGCGAACTGGGTTATGGCGACCCGTTGCGAGTGCTTAGTCACAAGAACGACGTGGCCGAGGCTAAGCAAGTTACTGCCGAAATTGTGCATCATCGCTTCAAGACCGGCGGCAGCTATGGCGATTACGCGATTCTGTATCGCGGCAATCACCAGTCGCGTTTGTTCGAGAAGGAATTGCGCGAGAACAATGTGCCCTATTTCATCAGCGGCAGCGCCTCGTTTTTTTCCTATGCGGAAATCAAGGACGTACTGGCGTATTTGCGCTTGCTGGTTAATCGCGACGACGATGCGGCCTTCTTGCGGGTGATCAACACGCCGCGCAGGGAGATTGGGCCGACCACGCTGGAAAAGCTCGGCGCCTACGCCAACGAGCGGCATATCAGTTTGTTTGCGGCCTGCAACGAGTTGGGCCTACAACAGCGGCTGCCGGAAAAATCGGTACAACGTTTGAGCAAATTTTGCGATTGGTTGAAAGAGACGGCGATTAAGGTTGAGCGCGAGGATACCTTTGTAGTGATCAACAAGATGATCGACGAGATCAACTACTCGGCCTGGTTGCAAGAAAACAGCAAAACCCCGGCAGCGGCGGAACGCAAACTGAAAAATGTTTACGAGTTGATCGAATGGCTGCAACGTCTCGCCACTAAAGACCAAGGCGCTCAGCAGTCGCTGGCGGATGTGATTGCCAAGGTGATGTTGCTGGATATTTTGGATCGCAATCAGGAAGACGAAGCCGGCGATCAGGTGAGCTTGATGACCTTGCATGCTGCCAAGGGCTTGGAGTTTCCGCATGTGTTTTTGATTGGCATGGAAGAAAACCTGCTGCCGCATCAGAACAGCATCGAAACCGAGAATATCGAAGAAGAGCGGCGTTTGGCCTATGTGGGCATCACTCGCGCCCAACAGACTTTAACCTTTAGTTATTGTACGCATCGCAAGCGTTACGGCGACATGGCCGAGTGCGAACCCAGCCGGTTTTTAAACGAACTGCCGGAAGAGGATCTGGAATGGGCCAACAAAAAGCAGTTGCCGCCGGAAGAGATTAAGCAGCGCGGCAAGGCTAGTCTTGCCGCACTGAAGACGATGTTGAATTGA
- a CDS encoding class I SAM-dependent methyltransferase has translation MDLGAGFGMHSIPLARCGYSVVAIDSSPKLLEVLQDHIESLPIQTVEDDLLAFQKYLNAKAHLILCMGDTLTHLSDTQSVEQLFSLVAESLHPDGMFITTFRDYTSALVGDGRFIPVKSDNDRILTCFLEYSPDYVTVHDVLHERSGSIWQLSVSSYRKLRLSPEWVSSKLQAKGFTVRIEPGLAGMVRVVAKRLTLRSTGPARKAAQAG, from the coding sequence ATTGATCTAGGAGCGGGCTTCGGTATGCACTCCATTCCGTTGGCTCGTTGCGGCTATTCGGTGGTCGCTATAGACAGCTCCCCAAAGCTTCTTGAAGTACTACAAGACCACATCGAGTCGCTGCCCATTCAAACGGTGGAGGACGATTTGCTGGCCTTTCAAAAGTACTTGAACGCGAAGGCGCACCTCATCCTATGCATGGGCGACACGTTGACTCATCTGTCAGATACGCAGTCCGTCGAGCAATTGTTTTCTCTTGTCGCAGAGTCGTTACACCCAGACGGCATGTTCATTACCACCTTTCGAGACTACACCTCAGCCCTAGTTGGGGATGGACGCTTTATCCCCGTAAAAAGTGACAATGATCGCATCCTGACTTGCTTTCTTGAGTACTCTCCCGACTACGTTACCGTTCACGATGTGCTTCACGAGCGCAGTGGTTCTATCTGGCAACTAAGCGTCAGCTCCTATCGAAAACTCAGGCTTTCGCCGGAGTGGGTATCCTCGAAACTTCAAGCCAAAGGGTTTACGGTCCGCATCGAGCCTGGGCTTGCAGGTATGGTTCGTGTTGTCGCCAAGCGTCTAACACTGCGCTCAACCGGACCCGCGCGAAAAGCCGCGCAGGCCGGTTAG